The Rhinolophus ferrumequinum isolate MPI-CBG mRhiFer1 chromosome 6, mRhiFer1_v1.p, whole genome shotgun sequence genome has a window encoding:
- the EAPP gene encoding E2F-associated phosphoprotein isoform X2: protein MNRLGDDYDPYAVEEPSDEEPALSSSEDEVDVLLHGTPEQKRKLIRECLTGESESSSEDEFEKEMEAELNSTIKTMQDKLSSLERGSSSGNGNVGTALTKYYDDIYFDSDSEDEDKTATMDWEDRGHVSNSLFRAVMLS, encoded by the exons ATGAACCGGCTCGGAGATGACTATGACCCCTACGCTGTTGAAGAGCCTAGCGACGAGGAGCCGGCTTTAAGCAG TTCTGAAGATGAAGTGGATGTGCTTCTACATGGAACTCCTGAACAAAAACGAAAACTCATCAGAGAATGTCTTACTGGAGAAAGTGAATCATCTAGTGAAGatgaatttgaaaaagaaatggaagctgAATTAAATTCCACCATAAAAACAATGCAGGACAAGTTATCCTCTCTGGAAAGAG GGTCTTCCTCAGGAAATGGGAATGTTGGAACAGCTCTGACAAAGTACTATGATGATATATATTTTGATTCGGATTCTGAGGACGAAGACAAAACGG CTACCATGGATTGGGAAGACAGAGGCCACGTCAGCAACAGCCTGTTCCGAGCAGTGATGCTGTCTTGA
- the EAPP gene encoding E2F-associated phosphoprotein isoform X1, whose protein sequence is MNRLGDDYDPYAVEEPSDEEPALSSSEDEVDVLLHGTPEQKRKLIRECLTGESESSSEDEFEKEMEAELNSTIKTMQDKLSSLERGSSSGNGNVGTALTKYYDDIYFDSDSEDEDKTAQVTKKKKKKRHRIPTNDELLYDPEKDNRDQAWVDARRRGYHGLGRQRPRQQQPVPSSDAVLNCPACMTTLCLDCQRHESYKTQYRAMFVMNCSVNKEEVLRYKTPENRKKRRGRKKMRSDHEDAAEQAETSVEEIYHPVMCTECSTEVAVYDKDEVFHFFNVLASHS, encoded by the exons ATGAACCGGCTCGGAGATGACTATGACCCCTACGCTGTTGAAGAGCCTAGCGACGAGGAGCCGGCTTTAAGCAG TTCTGAAGATGAAGTGGATGTGCTTCTACATGGAACTCCTGAACAAAAACGAAAACTCATCAGAGAATGTCTTACTGGAGAAAGTGAATCATCTAGTGAAGatgaatttgaaaaagaaatggaagctgAATTAAATTCCACCATAAAAACAATGCAGGACAAGTTATCCTCTCTGGAAAGAG GGTCTTCCTCAGGAAATGGGAATGTTGGAACAGCTCTGACAAAGTACTATGATGATATATATTTTGATTCGGATTCTGAGGACGAAGACAAAACGG caCAAGTgaccaagaagaaaaagaagaaacgaCACAGGATTCCAACAAATGatgaattactatatgatcctgAAAAAGATAACAGAGATCAGGCCTGGGTCGATGCACGGAGAAGAGG CTACCATGGATTGGGAAGACAGAGGCCACGTCAGCAACAGCCTGTTCCGAGCAGTGATGCTGTCTTGAATTGCCCTGCCTGCATGACCACGCTGTGTCTTGATTGCCAAAG gCATGAATCATACAAAACTCAATATAGAGCAATGTTTGTAATGAATTGTTCGGTCAACAAAGAGGAGGTTCTAAGATACAAAACCccagagaacaggaagaaaaggcGAGGCCGTAAGAAGATGAGGTCTGACCATGAAGATGCTGCAGAGCAGGCGGAGACATCAGTGGAAGAAATCTATCACCCAGTCATGTGCACCGAATGTTCCACGGAGGTGGCCGTCTATGACAAGGACGAAGTCTTTCATTTTTTCAACGTTTTAGCGAGCCATTCCTAA